Proteins encoded by one window of Gouania willdenowi chromosome 4, fGouWil2.1, whole genome shotgun sequence:
- the ankmy1 gene encoding ankyrin repeat and MYND domain-containing protein 1, with amino-acid sequence MLSKPRQGAEQRRSFAWETIDAGVGERRDGFRVEEYTDDGSKYEGEFVNGLHHGKGRFTWKNGQYYEGSFYKDYRHGDGSYYWPNGHKFTGKFYLNRREGYGRHEFPDGAIFQGLYSDQWFGPGVLRYPGGAEDVGLWVGDHLIQLCTSVKDSFSLKSFPEYASFLKPTSTTYIPPQIHSDQDLPSDESFIYPPYMESYSTNGDFLPLPPGRRKELDQQFFGDQWEPDVFQYKGFKRDPLSDLPLQPRMQAHIYKHRLLANNLDWDVAAIISFNRESFGPKGLLEGISEHFIQLASRGDRNAVSQEIRKGLVYPAVADSSGHTALIAATVSCQNSVIRLLLDRGVGIDELNYEGMSALAVCHVLYYPFHCLHTTLIGTAAEPSKLECPSSNRSSQQLSQVNVSTDRPESGNAIHTSKTHFSDQHRARLATMMLLLERGADPNKACVPMPVLFLAVMAADTEVVKKLLLCGARTDIPLPPERKGVYPLHVAAALPGIAGVQITEMLLQTILDPDALTCDQQDRESKATESGGKTALHVACQRETDYKNASDVVALLLAHRARTDLLWAGHSPLSLAIESGNELAVKVLLKGGADPNLPLGRLGNAICALSILNSHFSYSRLNMLDLLAEAGADILMPVMVEDVMGTTVDYSHHAFEQDVRIANTPFHSLDTLERETVNLQRQLLSKMGQMVQHAVGQKVKEQLQTSSGLTDSGGKKRKPYYSFCYFCGRSPSVKLINCVRCRMVGYCSKTCQAKAWDENHKEECVGASATDVLRVSQRIHPNQRPLVLEENYSYN; translated from the exons ATGCTGTCAAAGCCTCGCCAAGGTGCGGAACAGAGACGCAGCTTCGCCTGGGAAACGATTGATGCCGGCGTGGGAGAGAGACGTGATGGATTCAGGGTTGAGGAATATACCGACGATGGATCCAAGTACGAGGGCGAGTTTGTGAATGGCTTGCATCACGGAAAGGGACGGTTCACCTGGAAAAATGGGCAG taCTATGAAGGCTCTTTCTACAAGGACTACAGGCATGGAGATGGCTCTTACTACTGGCCAAACGGCCATAAGTTTACAGGAAAGTtttacctgaacagaagagagGGATATGGACGACATGAGTTTCCCGATGGAGCCATTTTCCAG GGTTTGTACAGTGACCAGTGGTTTGGTCCCGGTGTGCTCAGGTATCCAGGTGGCGCTGAGGACGTGGGTCTTTGGGTCGGGGATCACCTGATCCAACTCTGCACCTCCGTAAAAGACTCCTTCAGCCTAAAGAGTTTTCCTGAATATGCTTCTTTCTTGAAACCAACTTCCACCACATACATCCCCCCTCAG ATCCATTCAGATCAAGATCTGCCATCAGATGAGAGCTTTATCTACCCCCCCTACATGGAGAGTTACTCAACAAACGGAGACTTTTTGCCACTCCCTCCAGGCCGGAGAAAAGAGCTGGATCAGCAATTTTTCGGAGATCAATGGGAACCGGATGTATTTCAATACAAAGGTTTTAAGAGGGACCCACTTTCAGATCTGCCATTACAGCCCCGTATGCAAGCTCATATTTACAAACACAG ACTGCTAGCTAATAACCTGGACTGGGATGTGGCTGCCATCATCTCATTCAACAGAGAGAGTTTTGGTCCTAAAGGCCTTTTGGAAGGCATCTCTGAGCACTTCATCCAGCTCGCCTCCCGAGGGGACCGGAATGCAGTCTCACAGGAAATTCGGAAGGGTTTGGTTTACCCCGCGGTGGCAGATTCATCGGGACACACTGCTCTGATCGCTGCTACA GTCAGCTGCCAAAACAGTGTGATCCGTCTGTTGTTGGACAGGGGCGTTGGTATTGACGAGCTGAACTATGAAGGCATGTCTGCCCTGGCTGTGTGTCATGTCCTCTACTATCCTTTCCACTGTCTGCACACCACATTGATTGGAACAGCTGCTGAACCTTCC AAGTTGGAGTGCCCGTCTTCAAATAGGAGCAGTCAACAGCTCAGTCAAGTTAACGTCTCTACTGATCGACCTGAGAGCGGCAACGCAATTCACACCAGCAAGACCCATTTCTCCGACCA GCACCGTGCTCGCTTGGCCACAATGATGCTGTTATTGGAGCGAGGCGCGGACCCCAACAAGGCCTGTGTCCCCATGCCTGTCCTCTTCTTGGCCGTGATGGCTGCTGACACTGAAGTAGTGAAGAAGCTGCTGCTCTGCGGAGCTCGCACTGACATCCCTCTTCCACCTGAG AGGAAAGGTGTGTATCCACTGCATGTGGCTGCAGCGCTACCAGGTATCGCAGgcgtccaaatcacagagatgctGCTGCAAACCATCCTAGACCCAGACGCACTGACCTGTGACCAACAGGACAGAGAAAGT AAAGCCACAGAGTCTGGAGGCAAAACAGCGCTGCACGTTGCCTGCCAGAGAGAGACTGACTACAAG AATGCCAGTGACGTGGTGGCCCTGCTGCTGGCTCACAGAGCCAGAACAGACCTCCTGTGGGCTGGACACTCTCCACTCTCCCTGGCTATAGAAAGTGGAAACGAACTG GCGGTGAAGGTTCTCTTAAAGGGAGGAGCTGATCCTAACCTACCCCTGGGTAGGTTGGGCAACGCCATTTGTGCCCTCTCCATCCTCAACTCCCATTTCAGCTACAGCAGACTTAACATG ctGGATTTGTTGGCTGAAGCCGGAGCTGACATCTTGATGCCAGTCATGGTTGAAGACGTGATGGGAACTACAGTGGACTACAGTCATCACGCATTCGAACAG GATGTGCGAATTGCCAACACTCCTTTCCATTCTCTGGATACGTTGGAGAGAGAAACAGTCAATCTGCAACGTCAGCTCCTCAGCAAGATGGGACAAATGGTGCAACATGCAGTTGGCCAGAAGGTGAAAGAACAACTGCAGACGTCAAGTG GACTAACAGATAGCGGTGGAAAGAAAAG GAAACCTTATTATAGCTTTTGCTATTTCTGTGGCCGCTCCCCCTCAGTAAAGCTGATCAACTGCGTCCGCTGTCGCATGGTTGGCTACTGCTCCAAGACCTGCCAAGCCAAAGCGTGGGATGAAAACCATAAAGAGGAGTGTGTCGGAGCGTCAG CAACTGATGTCCTGCGGGTGTCACAAAGGATCCACCCAAACCAGAGGCCCCTCGTACTGGAAGAAAATTACAGCTATAACTAA